The genomic interval tttatattaattgATAGATTTTTTGAAAATCAACTACTTTTATAGAATTGTTAAAATTACTGATTTCATTCACATACATTTTGCTGATTTCTATAGACTTTTATTGATTTATGAAATTCACATAATTTATATTGATCGACTTCTATAAATTTCTCAGTactcataaaaaaattaaaaccactttttttgttagttaagaaaataagatatGCTACCACGTCTCCCAACTACAAGCTCGCGGTTTTCGTGAGAATTTGCTTAGTCTCTAGTGCACTTTCAAGCATTTGGAACGGCATTTTTTGACACCTCGTGGGTGCTATTGGACAAAGATTTAATGTAGGTTTGAAAATTTTTCTATGAGATTCAATTACTTTTCCTCTAAATTTGTTTGTTGAGTCTATCGCAAAGATTTTAAAAGGATCTCAATtatttatgaaaaaaaaaatctatcaaATTTAATCTACCAACCAATAGCCCAATAGGTACCAAAAAATGGAAGTAAATAACATAAAGATACATGTTAATTATAATGCGATTTTATAGTTAGAAGGCaaaaacataacataaagaagaaTAAAATAATCATGGTATCATAGGTTGAATAAACATGTTGGGTTGTAGGAGAAAACATTGgtaaagaaaagataaaaagaaaataaaaaattatgaagAACATTTTTTAATACAATGAGAAAGTCCGTGAAAAAGTCCATAAGAATCTTTAGTTTAGAGGCTAGACAATTTTTAGATTATGGTGTGTATAATTAACACTACAAAATTCATGAGAGTCCctgaatttataattttataagtaTGAGTGATATTTTGAATACCCATATGGCCATAGATttctattaattttaaaaaatcttAGTTGAATACCACTAGATTTTCATGAATTTCATATTGATATTTTAAAATCCTAATTGAATACACATAGACTTGTATGGATAATTAAAAGTCTATACTGAATATATTTAAACTTTAGAATttcataaatttctttaatctCCCATTAATTCCATATATAATACAACCCCTTATTTAAGTTTAAATACTACTTGATGGATCGCTCTTTCGAACATCAATCACATTCCTAGTTATGTAGTAGTTGATGTAGCAAAGAAATCTAATTCATATGATATTTCATCAGATTAGGCGACTATACTAAGTTAATTGtcataaacaaaaatgaaatagGATGCATGTCGTATAAAAGGGTCATGTCACCGAACTCAGTAGTATTTAGATTCGTTTTTCTTCTATAAAAATGCtatgaatttatatatatggagTCTAAGAGTTTACGGTCGtagtattattattatttttttggatCAAGCTACCGTCCTAATAATTAGGAAATAAAGTTATTGCTCATTCTTATTATGTCTACCCACTATCTAagtaaatattaaatattttttataatattataattataaatttattaagaaaaatgtCACGTTTAACATTTACTTAAGATAAAGTAGCGATAAATTTGCTTACTAATAATTACTGAACAGGGATGGATGGATGATTGATTAGCAACGGGGTGTTTTGGATTTATGTGGCAACGTGCGGTCCACATCGGGTTTTTGGCATTTTGTGCGTTAGGTCAACAATTCGGACAGGTTATGGCGTCTAGTGGCCATAATGATCAATACCACTAATTGATTTGTTCGaatttttgtttgttcttataattagtGAATCCAAGACCATCACCAAGAGGAAAAAGAGGAGATATCTCTTCCCGATCCAATCCCCGTTTTGATTGTCTTATGTCAACAATTTTGTTATTCCTTTAAAAAATCTCACATACAAGTACTATTTTCAATTTACAAGACACTGAAAACAGAATGTTAATTTGATAAATCGAGTCACTACTgttaaaattaaataataaaaaaacagGATATCGAattgataaaataaatatgatCTCAATATCTATCTATATCTTTATGTGAAGCTACAAATGCGAGTTTACGAGAATGGTTAGTAGTTTTCTTATGAAGAACAACAAGCTTCAATTAAACACTAATACAAAAAAAACGTGACAAAAAAAGTTATAAACTCGAACTTTGAGTTTAGCTTGTTTTTGCTTCATTGCAGGCAACCAAATGACGTTTAAGGGTTCTAATAGAAGAACTAGCATCCACTGAACCAAGACGTGCTGCCACCTTCAATTTCAGAGGCAACTTAGACTGAAATAGGTAATATGTTTTGCCACCAttagggaaaaaaaaacttgcatcACCAGTACAAACACACAAAGGTATACGAGAGTTGAGATCAATTTATGTATTAGGAGCTTAGGGCAACCTAGTTATTTacttcaataattaaaaaaaattaaccatGCATGATTCAATCGTTTCCTATGAATTGATATTCTTTGATGAcaaaactacatatatatttgaaagcTTGTTTCTTGTCAACCGAAAGAGGTTTGGTTTCTTTAATTTCATATTACACTCATCAAATTGTTAGGATTATCAGCTAACGGGAAAACACCTCTAATTTTCTATCTCCTTGGTCGGCAAATGCATATACTTAATGATATTTAGCCATTTAGGTATGTTGTTCTTTAAAACTCAGGTCAATTAATAATGTGGGGCATGTGTTTTGGTCAATGATGTTTTTGGAGGGAATAATCAATACTTAAAAATTGGGttaactaatcaaaagtcaTTAATGTGTAGCAATTCAGATACGTtaatatattttgttattcatattagtaaaacaacaaaactTCTAGGGTTGGAATAAATTCAAATTCGATATGTTTACCTAATTCAATGAATAGTTTGGATACATGTTAAGACAAAGAAGAATGCCTATGTACAATGAATTGGGATCATTGTTAGTTATGAGTTGGAATCATTGATAGAATGTGTACATTGCATAAGGTATTGTAATGTGCTTATATTCTAGTTAGATACTTTAAGTGAAAAGAACTACATGTATGTCTACATGCATCTTGCAGATAGTTTAAGTGTAAAGAGCGACTTGTGTGTCTACATGCACCCTCCCCATCTTCCCTAACCTTAGAAAAGCCATGGACCACGCCTTGATAGTTAGGTAACTTgtgtaaattttaaattatatagATTCATTTTAGGAAATACGACTGAAAAATTAATATGAAGAACGCAACTATGCAACATAGGGGAGAACAACGTTGAATTAGAAACATTGTAATAAGACCTAGTactatatgatataatgacaTAAGTCTACCATTATAAATGAGAAGTCATGAGTTGGACTCACAACAGACTCGTTGTAACATATAAGCTATTGTGCTAAATAAAAAACACTGTAATGGTGAACATTTAAATTCAGATATACAAGCCACTCATACGTTACTTTGAAACagataaaataaagaaaaaaaatttaagcaTCATGTCCTAAATAATGGTGGCAaagtcaatgtagtacccagaCTCAGAAAACTAttaatgtagtacccaaatttAGATTTCGTTATCAACGTGACGCCTGAGACCATTTTTCGTCACGGTACCGTCATGTTGGTCACGTGTCACTTGCGTGCTTTAAAAAAAGGTAAATATTGAAATTACTTTAACAAAAAATTTCAGTAATAGTTCCCAAACCCTTGTGGCACAGTCAAAGTAGTAcccatacttgaaaaattacCAGTGTAATACCTAAACTCAGAATTCTTTATCAACATGTCATCGGAGACCATTTTTCCTCAGGGTGCTGTCTCATCCTCGAATTTTCCATTTTCCATCAAGATTAGTTCGCGTCAATCTTAAGTTTGAGCTCTTATAGGGGAGATGGTTTGACGCCAACCTTTCTCGCTCTTCAAGTATTACGTGATCATCAACAACGATGAGATCGAACAACAACGTAGTTTGGTGGCAAAGGCAGTGTTGTTGGCGATAAGTGAGGCatatgagaagaagagaatatAGAAGATCGAGGCAcacaaagaagatgaaaatgtaGACCGTCGGGGTCAGTTCCCAAATGGAGGTATTAATCACCACTGCCATTTATTCCAGTTTTGATTTCTAATCAAAACCGGAACTTTTAAAATCTTTCTCTCAATTATGTGATTGAGAGCCACGATTTGGATTTAAATCTCAAAATTAGAAATGAAGCAAGATTTTAAGATGTGAAAAAGCCTCATTTCAGTTGCAACGAAATTCCGCATTCATTAACATTAAGGTCATTTCAGTACTTTTTCTAGGAGCACGAGAACGACATGTGACAAAAAAAAGCTTTATAATAGAAAATGGTCTTCGACGTCACAATGATAGGGAATTGTGAGTTTGGAATTAACATTACCACAAAAGTTTAGGGATTGATGCTGTCTCATTTCAGTTGCAACGAAACTTTCGCATTCATTAACATTAAGGTCATTTTAGTACTTTTTCTAGGAGCACGAGAACGACATGTGACAAAAAAGGCTTTATAATAGAAAATGGTCTTCAACATCACAATGATAGATAATTGTGAGTTTGGATACTACTTTGACATTATTTACCTTTTTTCTAAAGCACGTGGGCGACACGTGACCAACATGATGGCGTTGTGACGGAAAATGGTTTCGGGTGTCACGAGGATAATGAAATATGAGTGTGGGTACTACATTAGTAGTTTTTTAAGtctgggtactacattgatttTGCCACCATAATTTAGGACATGatgcataatttttttctaaaataatTTGCTTACAAACTATAAAATGATCAATTTTATGATGCACGTCATTAATCTGTGTTCGGAGGAGATATGAGATGAATGTGTGAGctcttgaatatcttttcaaataaTGTATGCGTTAACTTGCCAAGAAGCAATTTGTAGGGCCACAAATGCAGCTGCAGGTGAATAAATATAAGACAGTTTAGGTCTCCCCTGCATTTGGTCCAAAATTAATGGTGTTTTGCTTCATTGGCATCATTGTAGATTCGACTAATTTACTGATCCAGTCTTTTCCTCACTCGGAATCACTCTTACGTTCAACCattttttcttcgattctttACTTTTAATCATGATCCATTAACAGATATTACGCCATACTAGAGAATCTAAGAGTTGCGTCATTCGATTTCACAAACAAAATCGGAGGTGACACTAGAAAAAGGCATAGTTCAATTCCGAGTGTGAAACAAAATGCGGATTAAGAGCTGACTCCAAAAGATGTTAGTGTCACGTGTAAGCACTGTCATGTTTGTCTTAGTAGGGCATGAAATACAAACTCGTACTATTTTTGGTTTCGATGTAATTGTATATTAATTCAGTGATTTTTAACATCCAGTAGCTGCAAGCTAGGAAGCCTTGCACCTTCTTATTTCACAATTACCGCATCTATGCTTATCAACCAATTTTATTTAACCATGAGCTCAAACAAGAAAACTTAAATTAGCCATGTGTAATGTGTTAAACATTAATTACATAAGTACGTACAATTGACTTGCATTAGAAGTATTACGGATACATAAATGGATGAAGATCATTCTATCGAACCTCAACAGTCAATACATTCATCTATGATCGAGTTCATATTCAATCTAGATCGGTTCAGTCTACGTACGAGTATAACACCGCGCTTGTTTGTCCACAACTACAAATCAACCGGTCTACATGAAAATTGGACtgtaaatttatataaaacaaaattcttgtataaaaaaaataaaaatgtttgagtttttctGTTTCGGATTTTGTTTTTGCAGTGCATCAACAAACAACTAGTAACATGGACAGCTCTTACGATCTCTGTAGCTACAGACACTCTTCCTTCCTCCAAGATAATATATCATtatgtttaattattaattataaaaatgatgGATTGAGTCAGAGTAGGCTGAGGAGCACACATTACGAACCATAAACTACATCAGATTAGCAATGAATCTCTAAATTATAGCTTTAAAAAACTGAGATCGAAATTGATGATGACAGGGGTGACGAATTTATGTATGAGAAAATGAAATCAAGTAGAGAAAACGACTATGAGAAACGATGGTGTGGTTCCCTTCATTGAGTACATGGGTTGTGTGCACGTTTACAATATGTCTCCACAGTAGTAATTCTCAGTGGAATATGGATGGATCATCGATCATTATCTTCATGGAGCCAACTTCTTCTAGGAAAcccacaaaagaaaaagaaagaaagaagaacaaaacttGTATTTGATTCATTATTTTGAATAAAAGAATAGGGATTCCGATTCTGAGAATTAATGAATTAGATTATTTCATTTTCGTTTGTTGATCGAATTCTATTGATCATGATATATGATAAGATATCACTAATTCGATTTAACGTAGATACGTGTTGCTAACATATACAATGATATAAAAAGTTGGATACATATCGTACAAATTAAGCAAAGTATGGAAATAGTTGAACTTCGATAATGTCTGTATCATCTAAACAATGTGAACGATATATGATAAGATTTCACTAATTCGATTAAACGTATTTATGTTGCTAACTTATACAATCGAATTCACATCATACAAGTTACGTAAGTGTGGAATTAGTTGATTTTCATGGTGTCCGTATCATCTAACAAACGTAATGATACGCTTTACCAAGTTTAGTAACGATGTAAAATATACAACATCAGtatatgttacaacaaaaaGGGATTGCTGAGTGTGATGACTGTGATCTGTCTGCAAAGAAATGATGGGCAGGGTGAGGTTTGTACAAGCCACTATAATTACGGCCCATAAATGGGTTGAAATAATTAAATGGGCTTTTGATTTATTTGGCAATCCGGATTCGGgtattgaaacttgaaagagaCTTAGAAAGTGGGCTTCGAGTCATCACTTAATTACGAGTTGATTAATGATTACGTTCCACATGCAATATCAGTATGGATATGAAatatgctctctctctctctctctctctctctctctctctctctctctctctctctctctctctctctctctctctctctctctctctcgtttaCGAATCCATGATTCTTAAGTCCAATGCATATAGGTGGTTGAATAATTTTTAAAACGCATTTAAGTTCTAGAATAGAAGTGACAAGTGGGCTGAAAAACCCGAGCCTGATATGGGCCTGGCCTattaaaaatcagctcggcaCGGTCCAAATTCGTTATTGTAATGGGCCGGACTAGACCTAGATATTTCAGCCCATGGGCCCGATCTAGACACAATAAATTAACGGCccataaacacataattttatattatttatataaatatttaaacaattataataatgataattgaatattaaacatttaaatataaatttcttgattattttattattttaattacattatATCATAAATACCATTAAAATAGTGATAAAAAGTCATagttttgacatatataaTGTTTTTAAAATGGGTGCGGCTACTGCCACCCCATAATTTACTTTGTTCACCCCACATTCTCTTTCCACCCAAATTATATTGTTTCTATTTCCAAATTACTTTGTTCACCCAATTATAATACCAAAATTACCAATTTTAAATAATACTTTGTTCACctaacataatttttttttcaattttaaactTGCTTTGTTCACCCACATTCTCTTCTTACCttacatatttattttttcaattctattTTTTTAGATTGCATTTTAAATTCATTTTGACAATatctattaagaaaaaaacttACAATTACTACTACTTGTAACTATGTTTTGTAAATAATATATAGGGTCACATACAATAGTTTTCTCCCctatacatatatgaatgGATTGCCTGCTTGCTTGGACTTATGAGTGAGTAAGAAACCctatacatatatgaatgGATTGCAAGCATGAATGGATTGCCTGCTTGCTTGGACTTATGAGTGAGTAAGAAACCctatacatatatgaatgGATTGGCTGCTTGCTTGGACTTATGAGTGAGTAAGAAAGACCTACTACCACCCTCCTCTTAATTTAGCCAATTTGTCTTCTTCCGCTGTTTTTAAAAAAGGGGCAAGGAGAAAGCTTTTTTCTAGGGGTGGATACGGGACgagatgggacgggacgtggctcatcccacgtcctgtcccactcttttgaatcggaacaggatcgggacgggacgagggtttttaagaatgcatcccactcgggattaatcccggttgggacgggacggaatcgagacgggacgggacaaatcccacattcctatgaagttaaataaaaacctatatttttactttttcattaacaaagtaacattcaataatgaaaatttaaccaaaaaaatgcatattatgtttaaACTactataatttaccattattatttgagttgatataattttagagttattaagaacataaattagtttcattttgatacaaatatataagaatttttaagttttaattaaaggtaggacgggacgggacgggacgaagcgggatataaattattcgtcccacgtttcattccactattatgaaatgaGACGAGATcaggacgggacgaacgtttttagacctccgtcccgtctcgtccctatgaatttcgggacgagatcggaatgtgatcgggatttccgttttttatgcccaatcatactttttttcttttcatgtgATCAAGCTAGTTCAATCATCATGTCAAAAAAAAAGCTAGCTCAATCAAGTTATTTTAGGCCAGCTGCCAATTTCCTAAGAAAACAAGTGGATCACATTCAAGtccaaatccaaaaaaaaaacgacactgttcaatttaacaatattGTCATGATCAATCCATATCAAGATGAACTGTGTCTGGAAACGTCTCTTTAGTGGCAACCCCTTCCATATTTTGAAGTTTCTTGAACTCATCTATGCGTTGTTCCTAAGTACGATATATCTGCCCATTATTAACTTGGTATCTGTGCCACTGAGAAGCAACCGGAGGAATTGGAACAGATTGAGATATCAAATTTACCTACATGCATAAAAACAATATCATGTATTAGTTATGAATCTATAAAATGGACACgacatatgtacttattttttATACGAAACAAATATGTACTATGAGATACAAAGCCTTATCTCATCGGGAGAAAGATTGAAGACgaattcttaatacaaaattaggattttagggtttaatatgtatatttgtgtgttttgtaaaataaacaaaaaagaattaCAATAATTTTACATCAGGGTATTACAGTCTTTTAATAAATCAAATGACCATGAGTGAACAAAATAGACTATGTGGTGGCAATAACCGCACtctttaaaaataagattatcaaatgtgttgtagtattttatttattttactattataaatagttatataaaataaatattctaattacacaatttttttatgttaatcCTAATGGGTCGACCCGCTTCTTGGCTCGACATGAGTTTGGATTATGGGTCGGACTGTGCTTAATATTTAAGTTAATGGCCGACCTGAGCCTGTCACGAAAAACAAATAGACAAATCCGAGTACGACACATATACAGTTTTAGTCCGCTTAAAATGAATCAGCCCAGCCTGGTCCATTTGCCACCTATGTTCTAGAACATAAGTAAGATACTAGTAATTTGTTTGCATTGTGAAACTCTAGTTTGTGTTAGTAACTTGAAAGTTTCATGATAACAGTTTCAAGATTAGTACGTATTATTTGTTTTGGTTCTAGTACAGTTTCTGGAGGTGCAATTATAATGTGTACGTAATATTAGAAtttaaataaacaaatatgCACACTGagattttgataattttttctCTGTAATTGTACGTAACGCAGGCAGTCTTGACCAAAATCAACACTTAGGGCAAAGCCAGAATAATAGGGAATGGTTGGATCTCCTTTCTGAACTTCTTTCACTGATAGCAGAAAGTGCAGGCCTGTTCGGGCTTCTGAGTTTCTTTCGTGTCTGTAAGAATTGGTATTCTGCTTCGTCCACTGCTTTAGCTGACGTTGTTGAGCATGAAATATTAAACCAAGGACCTTGGTTTCTACTACATGAGGATAAAAATCAGTGTCAGTTGCTAACTGCAAGTGGTAACAAGTTCACCACGAGTCTCCCTGAACTACTAGATGGAACCACTTGCCTCGCAACATACCATGGATGGCTTCTTTTGTTCAAACAAGGAGGTTCCATGTTCTTCTTTCACGTCTTCTCTCATCAGAGAATAGACCTACCTGAATTCCCAGTTTCAGAACTCACTAATCATGTTGCAGAAGTTTCATCGCCTCCAACTTCTCAAGATTGCGCGGTTTGTGTCATCAGCCACATCAGTGGTGAAACCTTGGATGTCAAGATACTTTACCCTAATGACCGGACTTGGACTGGATCGGAGTATCCTTATCCTCGTGATAAAATAGACACAATCAAATTTGCGATGTATAAAGACGGAAAGTTCTCCTTTTGTGGTGACAAAGACCATAtgttgaacatgtttattgAAAACCACTCTCACCGCTGGGAATGTAGCGAACTTGTACCCGTAACTAATGTGAATAATTACAATCACGAAGCAAAGTCATGCTTCATTACTCGTCTCAAGTCTAAGTTCGAGTTCTTTCCCAAGGACATGAAGAACAAGCTGGGGTTGACAGATCAGGATTCAATTTCTACTTGTGGGACAATGACGCCGTCAGTAAATGGTGGGAACAATTTTATCTACAATGAGAGCATCAATGTCGACAACAATGACAAATCAAAGAACCGGTGTTTTTTGAATATGGATCCAACCAAGATCCTCAATCAGAAGGGGTGATATATGAAGCTTATTATATATTCTTGGGcacatattttttttgaaacgtATTCTTGGGCATTGTTATGAACAGAAGAGGGTTATAATTTTTTCTAGTTTTAATTTGTGATTGTTGGTGTTTTATGGCTACTGGATGATATATATAGTGTACTAGTTATATTTTAAGgagtttgtttgtttgctATTATGACCGATATGAGTACGTTCCTAACTCAAACCAAGTTGTTTTATTTCTGAAATTTGTATTCACGCACAATCGGGTCGTGTGTACGACATGCAAGAGTTCCTTGCATGGAGTTTACGTTTGAAGTGGTTCTACAACCTCTTAATGTCACTAGTATTTTGTACTCTCTCCCTTGCCATGCATGACCTCGTTAATTGATCATGTTGCAGCAGTTTGATGACTTTCGATCATCGTCTACAACATCTCAAGATCATCAGGAGGTGAAATATGAAGCTTATTCATTCTTGGGGTACTGTAGTTGTTACGGCGGAAATCCGGCGGGGTATTCCAAAGAACCGAGAAAGCACTTCGTCACCTGCAAACCATGAGCATATGGCGTTACGGGGTGAAGACCGGGCTGACCAGCCTTCAACGCTCCGATACCTAAATCAACTACGAAGATGAACATGTAGAGTTAAGTATGAGAAGATGTGAGAGTGGAGGCTTACCTTGTTTGTAGAGAAAAGATGTCTATTTATAGAGCCAAATAAGGTGTGATCACTGAAATTACCAAACTACTCATGCATAGCTAATAATGCGTGTAGTGGACTTTTGGACCTAACTGTACCTTAAATTAGCGATAACTACGGTAGCCAAATGTAAAGTGAATAATCCTGATGTTTTAGCCCTTTAAGGGGTGTATCATTAACAGTAATAAACTAGTAATCCgaaaaatgatatatttatttcttctatTGTTTTGCTTTGATTGGTGGTGACTTTCCGGCTACTGGATGATATACTAGCTAGTTTTAGTTCAAGTAATTATTTGTTCCTAATCTCTTGAATTATTTGCTATTATCCTAGCAATGTTGGACGATATATGCAACCACGTACTCAACTTACTTTTCATGGCAAAGTCTCATATCAACAAGTTATATCGGGTTGCGTTAATTGAAAGCATTTTAAAAAAGGTACCAAGTATTGTTGATTATATCAGCACCAAAAAAGATTGGCAATTGTATACAGACGTTGTATGCTAAATGTTTATCTCAAGAAAATTCGTTTGACAGACTGATTGACTGAGGACCTTTTTTGGTTAAGTAGAAGCATTACAAATTTTACGAGTCCTGAGTTCATAACTCTACGATATTACCAGTTCGAAGATTAGCACTGTACATTCTTGTGCAATCGGTTCGTACATGAGGATACAAGTTCAGAGTGCCAAATGCCCACTCCAAGTGGTAATTAAGAAGTTCACCATGAGTATTCCTGAAGTGGATCTAGGTATGCATGGAACAACTTGCCTTGCCACATACCATGAATGATGAATGGCTTCCATAATTCCAAGGGGGTAACATGGAAGTTCCATCACTTCCATGCATGTTCTTCTATCACGTCTTCTCGTGCCGGAGAATAGATCTTCCAGACTTTCCAGTCTCGGAACTTAGCGTTCATGTTATAGCAGTTTCATCGCGTCCAACTTTCCAAGATCGCATGGTTTTTAGCCGCAGCAATGGTGAAACCTTGGATGCCAAGATTGCACGTACGGTTTAATCGTTCCAAGggcttttgatttttgttagtGGGCTTCGAGTCTTGGACTTCGAGTTTAAGTTATACATAAACAAGTTGTTTCTGTTGTACTAAACCCTACATCCCAGATATAAAGTTACAAACTCCCTTCGTTGTTAGCAGAAATAGAGTTTTGAAGCAACTGTAAGCTATGCGAGTTCCTTGCATGGAGCCATTAAAGTGGTTCTACA from Argentina anserina chromosome 2, drPotAnse1.1, whole genome shotgun sequence carries:
- the LOC126784155 gene encoding F-box protein At1g49360-like, with product MCSLDQNQHLGQSQNNREWLDLLSELLSLIAESAGLFGLLSFFRVCKNWYSASSTALADVVEHEILNQGPWFLLHEDKNQCQLLTASGNKFTTSLPELLDGTTCLATYHGWLLLFKQGGSMFFFHVFSHQRIDLPEFPVSELTNHVAEVSSPPTSQDCAVCVISHISGETLDVKILYPNDRTWTGSEYPYPRDKIDTIKFAMYKDGKFSFCGDKDHMLNMFIENHSHRWECSELVPVTNVNNYNHEAKSCFITRLKSKFEFFPKDMKNKLGLTDQDSISTCGTMTPSVNGGNNFIYNESINVDNNDKSKNRCFLNMDPTKILNQKG